The Chlorocebus sabaeus isolate Y175 chromosome 28, mChlSab1.0.hap1, whole genome shotgun sequence genomic interval CTGTGGGAGAGCAGAGCCGTGAGAACCGAGCTTCTTTACGTATCACCTTGGACTGAGGTTCCCTCTGCACCTGCTGGAGTGGGGGCCGAACCTCCAAGGAGAACCGAGCTTCTTTACATATCAACTTGGACTGAGGTTCCCTCTGCACCTGCTGGAGTAGGGACCGCACCTCCGAGGAGAACCGAGCTTCTTTACGTATCACCTTGGACTGAGGTTCCCTCTGCACCTGCTGGAGTGGGGGCCGCACCTCCGAGGAGAACCGAGCTTCTTTATGTATCAACTTGGACTGAGGTTCCCTCTGCACCTGCTGGAGATGAGAGTGGGGCCCCTAGCATCCCGCCAAGGGGCCCACCGCCCACAGCCCCGAGCCTTACACTGCAGCGGACGGCACCTCTGTTCTCTCTTGGACTGTCATTACATCGTTCCCTTTCAGTGGGGACATGCTGGGGGCCCTGCGAGGTGGCCGCACGTCCCGGAGGCTTGGGTGTGTGGAGACCCTGGGCCCTTGGACCTGCACCTGGGCTTGGAAGACCTGTCTCCCCTCCTCCAAATGCCGTCGGCCACTCTCAGGGCCCCGACACTGACCCTGTGGGTCCCTCCAGACAATGTGCTGACCCCTGAGCTCAGACCCCTCCGCACACTGGCCAGGCACGTGACCCTCTCCAGGCCTCACCGGTGCCCTGGGGGGTGAGTGTTACTATCTCCATGGGGTCCTGGGGGGTGAGCGTTCTCAGAACCGTGCCCAGCACATGGAGAGCCCTCGGCAAACACCAGCTCGTTTCTACCAGGATTCAGATGCCCTCCTGGGCTGACCCTGGGACACTGGGCTTGGGTTTGCTGGGATGTGGCAGAGTCCTTGTGAACCATATAACTTCCCCATTCGTCCGTCTCCTCCTCTCAGAGAAGCCTCCTCCTCGGACCCTGTGAATCTATTCATCATCTGTGTGCAGGGCGCCTACTGTGTGCAGGAGAGGACGTGACCCACGTGTAGGAATTCTGAAGATTGAATGTGCTCCCTCCACTCCCTCCCAGCACTTCCTCCCCCCACCCTGCAGCCCCACGTCCCATCCTCCACGCGTCCGCTCCCTCCCAGCACCTCCTCCGTCCACCCCGCAGCCCGGCAGCCCCGCGTCCCATCATCCACGCGTCCACTCCCTCCCAGCACCTCCTCCCACAGCCCCGCGTCCCATCCTCCACACGTCCACTCCCTCCCAGCACCTCCTCCGTCCACCCCGCAGCCCCGCGTCCCATCATCCACGCTGGGGCAGGCGTTCTCGGTAAACGCTCACTGTGGGACCTCAGCCTGACCAAAGACTCTCAAAACCTTGCCCCCCTGAGTCCCATCTCTAGCAGAGTTTTGTCAATAAGACCCTCAGTCTAGCCCCGGATGGCCTGAGGCACTGGACACGTGCAGCTGTTTCAGGTGCAATGGCCTGAGTGTAAAGCACCGTCTCCTGTCTGAGGAAGCCGCCAGGGTTCCCCACACTCCTGGCAGCCGGGCACCAGCTGTGCTGCGGGGGGATGAGGAGGGCCGGGGGCAGGAGGGACCAGGCAGGGCCAGGAGGGCATGGGGAACCAGGAGAGTTGGGGGAGTTCAAGGGTTGGGGGGAAGCCTGGAAGGGCTGGGGGTCCAGAAGGGGCCTGGGAACCTGGGGGTGCCACGGGGCCAGTAAGAGTTGGAGGTAGAGAGGGGTTGGGGGCAGAATGGGAGGGGCTGGGAGGCAGAAAAGACCCAGGAGGACCAGGGGGTGCCAGGAGGGACCAAAGGGAGCCAGAGGGGTCAGGAGGACCAGGCAGGGCTGAGGGCACAGGAGGGGCTGGGCAGGACCTGGGAGAGGGATGTGGGAGTGcaaagtggggcctggtggggagCCTGGGGGCTGTAGGGCTGGTCAGGCGGTGCCAGGAGGGGGCAAAGTCGGACCCTCAGTCCCCAGGCCGCCGGCAGCCTCAGGCAGGCCCTGTGCTTGTTTTGAGTTTCACATTTTGGTGAGAAACAGCCTGTTTGGGTTCCTCCTCTGGAAAGTGCACACGGAGAGACTCCGAGGCCCTCAGCATGGAGATGGACTTGGCCTGGCTCTGGGGCAGAGCTGGGAACTGGAAGGTTAGAACAGGGGAATTTCAGGAGCCCAGCCCTGTCACAGCCTGgggtggtgggagtgggggcaCCCTTGCTCCCCAAACCTGGTCAGAACCACAGAGGAAACCAAGTCAGAGGAGGGGGCCACCTTATCCCTGTGTGGAGGCCCGTGGAGGCCGCTCAGAAGAATCCAGGCGGGAAATGCCCAGCTGTGTCCTCGTGCCAGTCCCAGCCCATTGAGGGCCGTGTCCTCTGGCCCCTCACtggcccctcactgccctggtgTCATCCTGAGGAAGCCCTTGTCCCCGGCCTGCCAGTCGGATGGGAGGTGGCCATGAGGAAGCTGACAGTGCCTGGGGCAGACCACAGGGTCCCAGGGAAAGAGGCAGGGAGTCCGGGGGCTGCTTCTTGGTAGGGAGGTGCCCAGAGAGCCCCCTTGGCCTGGGGACTGTGGGGAGCCAGGTTCCACGGGGACGCCCAGCTCAGCCCTTTATACCCCAGGGAGCTGGTCCCTTCCCTCTCTGGGTCCCAGGGCCAGGCAGATGCACAGGGGCGTGAGATGGAAGCAGAGCTGGGCCAGGGTCCGTGGGTCCAGCTGACAGCCTCTCGCCTAAGCCCTGGGTGGTGCTGTGCACAGCCCATGCCACGGGCGAGGAGCCTCGGACTCCAGTGGGCAGAGGACCCTGCTGTGGACACACAGAGGCACGACCCCCAGCCCAGTGCTCCTCTGTCCCAGGGAAGCCAGCGCCACCACAGACCTTCAGGGCAGCTGTCCTGGCTGGGCGACACTGAGGAGGGGGCTCACGGAGACCCCCACCCTCTGTACACCATCCTCACCTTCTATGAGCACAGGATGGAACTGGCCAGGAAGAAACGCTTGGGGACAGGAGCAAGAGTAGTGTGTGGGGCATGGCGAGGCTACATTAACCAAGGCCAAGCATGCAGACCATGGGAGGTAATTGTCCCTCTGGGCTGTGCAGGTGTTCCATATATCAGAAAGAACAGGGACAACTGGAGGTGGATGCAGGAGCTGCATTTCAAAGGCTAAAGAGATGGTAAGTCTGGCCCGGACGTGGGGGCTGGGCGGGCGTGGTTGGGGTCTTCCCGTGCGTGGCTCCCTGGCTGCACCTCCTTCCAGTCACACTGACCTCTGGTCCCCCGCACAGGGCTTGGCACAGGTTACCCCCCTACCTAGAATACACTTTCCTCCTAGCTTGTTGTTCCAGCTCACCGTCACCGTCACGGCCTCGGCTCCTGAGAGCCTGGCCTGGCCATGCACTTTGCAGCACTCATCCTCTGCTCAGCGCCTTGTGGGCTCCCTTCCTGACACATCCCGGTGCAGGGCTCTGCATGCACGCGGAGCCGTCTGTCTACTTTACCCGTGTGCTGTGGGGCTGCAGTCTAGGCCTCTTGGGTTCATGGTTGTGCCCCAACTCCTAGCTCAGGGCTCGCGAATGTTCCCTAGTGAATAAACAAACAGCTCCCACCCTGCTCAATCAAGGACGGAAGGAATTTGAAGAAAaggcttttctcttcttccccaggAGGCAGACCAGGGGCCAATGGACAGCAGATTCCAAGAGTCCTACTTCAGCTGGGTGCAAAGGGCAGGTGTCAGCCAAGGAGGCCTCTGTGGAGGGGTGCTGCTACGCGAGGCCCAGCCAGTCAGCAGTGCGGGGGAGGGTCTCATCTGTGGTTAGTTTGCATGCAGGGACCTGGTGGTTGCTCTCAAATCTGCCGCTTTCCTGCTTCCATCTGTGGGAGGGAGGGATAAATGTGGGATTCCTGGGATTCTCCATCCTCCAGGAGCCACCATGGACCATCCCCTCACTCCTGTGACATTTGGTGGAGGAACCTCTTCCCAGATTCTGTGAGAAGGGGCACCCTGAAGTCTCGGGAAAAGGAGGTCAGGGCCCAGGTGCCACCCAGCCTGGGAACTTTGGTCCCAAGCACAGTCATTTGCACACAGTCATTGGCACGCCGCTGAACGTGTGCCCGGCAGCACCTCCCTACTTTGTTAATGGAAGCCCGGTGATCCGTAACCCGCGTGTGGCAGACATCTGCTCGGGGCTAACGTGGTGGTAATGTACATATCGATGATCAATCAGCGGATTTGCAAGAAAGGCATAAAGTATTTAATTATAATTGTGTGGGGCAAGTCTGCGTGGTGGCGGCGACATTTGAGTAGGTCACAGCCAGCCCTCACCCTGTTATATTAAATGCCATTCACTCTAAGGGCTGGGAACCTTTCTGAAGTTGCAGGGTATCACACACTGGCAAATTGAAAATGtccctttgcttttaaaaatatgattgatATCCTTTGCAAAACAAATGCTACACCTCATTGTACACAGATTTCCCCCAGTGCCGCCCTTGCCTCTCCCGGGCATGGAGTCTGCATTTGGCCACAAATATAATCTCGGAGGGGATGAGCTATAAAGACCTTGATTTATTCTGAGGCCCCCCCCCAGGAGCGTCCTGTTTAGGAAaaggggttttgttgttttttcaagTCAGGCTTTGCTTACCAGAACAAAGTGCAGGAActcaaaagataaaatgtaaactttatttcCTCTGTTGGCAGCAGAAAAATATATCTTCGGATACTTTCTTTGCCATATACTTACGTATGGGAACATCTGCCTTTTTTGACCGTCTAAATTATATCTTGTATGATTTAAATCTAGGCTTTTAGCACAACCAGCAAAGGGATATAAATAACAAGAGTGCAGACACACACAGGGCACACACCAcaatacacacgcacacacgtgtacacaccaTGCTGATAGCCTGTACAAGCCAGCATGGAGAGGGTGAGGAGCCAAACTGGAGCTGCATGCCTGCGATGCAGGGTCCCATCCGTGAAACGAGCGTGAGAGCCTCAGCACCCATCTCCTGGGATCCTACACCCGGTGGGCGGCAGGAGCGCCGGAAATGCTGGCTGCTCTCCCAGCAGAGAGTTCTGGAAACCAGAAGCTGACATTTGCAAAGGAGAGGTGTCCACATTGCAAGCCTCATTTCCACTTCCAGAAACAGGCATTTGAAGCTGGGCTCCGGCTCCTTCTCCCTGGGCGAAGGGTGCCCTTGTAGGCAGAGGCTGCGGTTGTCTGAGCCGGGAGGCTGGGGAGTGGGCGTATCTCCACGGGGCCAGGCGTTCACAGTGTCTGTCGGCAATggccttcctccctcttctcaaAACAATGAACCAAACACATCAAATCTATTTACAGGGCAGGTGAGTGGGGGAATGCTTGGATTTTTCCGAACAGAGATGAAGCCAGGGCCAAGCATCTTTTCCATGTTCTGGTCTGTCTCTGCAGCCCGCCTACCTTCACGGCCACCCAGTCCTTGTTTTTAAGGGTCCGATAAAGCAAGACTATGTAATTCCCAAACCAGACAGCCAGCCTCGTTGGGTGCGTTTTTGCTGttcacaaaattagccagtcgttgTCACCGAGCGAATCGGATTAGGTGTAATCCATACTAATGTTCCAATTAAGTCACTGAAAGCAATTAACTCTGCAAAAATGGACTGGTGAAAAACGATAAGGCTGGTCAAATAGTTTCACTGCGCATAACTGTGTTTTTCAGAATGCCCATCTCTACACAGTAATTAAATCATTTACATTTCAAGTGGAGTGCGCCCACCTCGGATGCTTGTGACCGTGCCCTGTGAGGTGTTGCAGGAATTTTATCCACAGCCTGCTCTCTTGAGCACCTGATTTTTTGGGAAACCAGTTGAGGGAAGGTGCCTGAATCAGGGTTTACTCCCTGCTCAGAAGAATCAAGAGATTTGAACTTTGCCCCAGTATCATCCCAAATTTGGGCCCCTCCTTCCCACCTTGCCTTTCTCCCCTGTGGTGTAAAAAGCACAACTGATTTCTTAAACCGTCACCAAAACACTCGGCTGACACAACATACATTTGTCACTTCCTATCACGTCACCCCTAGCACGGACACCATCATAAGCCTCGGGGTGACTAATTCATGGGGCCTATTGCCATCTCTCTTCACGGTTTGTGCCTTACCACTATTATTTTAACCACGGGGACGACGTCAACCAGCCCACTGACCGCACACTGGGCACTTGTGGCTTTTGGGATGTGGGTGTCTACAAAGCTCACCCTCAAATGACCAAGGAATGAAATGTTTCCCAACTCTAGGGAACATGAACCTGTGTTTATTCCTCAGAGCAAGAGCACTAGGCCAGTCCAGAGCAAACCCTCAGGTAAAACTGGAACCCAGTGGGGTTTTCCCTGCAAGAGAACTGTTTTCCCAACAGGTAAAGTCACAGCCTCACAGTCTGTACCTTTAAGGAGCTCCACCTCCGCCTGTCCCCCCAATCCAGGCCTGGTGTGGCACCTGACCTTCAGTCTGCAGGAGAAATCGTAGGATTTGCTGAACTCTGGCTTCCTGACTCAAGGTAAGGCTGGAATTGTCTTTCCAGGGAGGGTCTGGGGAAGACCCCAGACTGAACTGCAGGGGCCTCCCGGGTGGCCCCACATCACATTGTCCAAAAGTGGAGGCCCACGTTCTCCAGCGGCGCGTATCTGCCCTCCTGTGCGAGGCAGGGCGGCTTGAGCCCGGGGAAGGGGTCTGGGGAGGACAGGATGTAGTCGATGCTGAACTTGAGGTCCCGGGAGTGCTCCTTCCCCGGGGGGGCGGGGCTGGCGGGGCTGGCATGGGGGTCCCGTCCCGGGGCGCCCTCGCCAGCGCTGTCCGGTGCCAGGGACCCCTGCCCGGCGGCCGGCTCGGGCGGACCCGGGGGCCCCTGGGCGCCCCCCGCACGCGGACCCCTCAGCCCCTCGCGCTTgggcccgcgccgccgccgccgccgccggtaGTTGCCGTTCTCGAAGAGGTCCAGCAGCGACTCGCAGCCGCCCGCGAACGTCCAGTAGTTGCCTTTGCCCTTCTCGTGGCCCTCGGACCGCGGCACCTGCGCGCGcggagggaggggctgggagcGGCTCCGCTGGGCTGCGCGCCCGCCCGCCTTGTCCCCTCGGGGCGCCCTGGACCGGGGCGAGGGTGGCGCACTGCGCAGGTGGAGGCGGCCCCGTGGGCTGAGGACGCACCTCCCTGCAGCCGCAGCGGTGCCCTCCCTTCCCCGCCACCGAGGCCCTGGCGCAGGGGTCGCCACGCGGGGACACCCGGGGCCCGTCGGGGGCGGCGCTCACCTTGACGAAGCAGCTGTTGAGGGACAGGTTGTGGCGGATGGAGTTCTGCCAGGCGCGCTGGTTGGCGCGGTAATAGGGGAACTTGCGCATGATGAAGTCGTAGATGCCGGACAGGGTCACCCTCCCCGCGGGGCTCTGCTGAATGGCCATGGCGATCAAGGCGATGTAGCTGCAGAGCCCGGGGGGTCAGGTGGGGTCTCCGCGGGGCAGCCCTCCCCACGCCGCGTCCTTCTGCCCGTCCCGCAGGGCGCCGTGGGGCGCAGAGGCGGAGGAGCGAGGCGGCGTTGGGGAAAGTGTCCCCCGCAGCTCGCGGTCCCCGGCGCCACCCAGACCCCAGAAGCTCTTCCCCGGGCTGGAAAGGCCCCTCCCCGGGAAGCCAAAAACGTTCCCTGGCTCTCCCCAAAGTAGGGACAAACGCCTCCTTTCTCTGAGCTCCGTCGGAGAGAAGAAAGCCCCCTCGCTCTTCCTTCGTCCCAGGCAGGTCCCGGCTACCTGGGACCCGTGCAGGGGGTCCCTGTTCCCCAAACCCCCGCCGCCACCCCGGCAGTCACCTGTACGCGGGCCGCGTGAGCCTCTTGGCTTCGTCGGAGCTGCCGGCGGGGTAGTCGTCGGCGTCGTCATTGAAGCAGTTGTAGGGATACTGCGAGCTGTCAAACATCCTGGGGCGCCCGGGCTGCAGCTGCCGCCTCCTCCGCGCCGTCCGCCGGCTTCGCGCAGAGCAGTCTCCACGCGGCCCGGCAGCTACTGCACTGTGGGCTTCTCTCCGCCCGAGCCGGAACCTGGGTTTCTGGGGTCCCCCGCCTGCCCCCACCCCGTCCTCTCGCATCCAATCCCGGCGCGGGGGAGGCCCCAGCCACCCGTAAAGCGGCCGAGGGGAGCGGAGCGGGGCGTCTCGGTGACCCTCTGACCGCTgcggggggagggaggaggcggcggcgcgCTGGGAGGTCCGACGGGCGGGGCGGCCCCCGCTCCCTTCCCTGGGCGCTCAGGGCAGGGCTTGCTCCGTCCCCGTCTCTGGAGGCAGCCTGGAGTGTCCTCGCAGCCTCTCTGCACTGGCGGGAGTCTCTTCGGAGCGCCCTGGTCCCATGCGCCCCGGTCTCGTGCGCCCCGGTCTCGTGCGCCCCGGTCTCGTGCGCCCAGGTCTCGTGCGCCCCGTTCTCGTGCGCCCTGGGGGCGCCTGAGACTCGGTGGTGCTTTCCAGGCGCCGGGATCTCCCGGTGGACACTTGGGTCTCAGCAGAGAGCACAGCCTGGAGCCGGCGTCGGAGACCAGGACTGTGGCCCCCTCCGCCACCTGCGCTGTCCGCTTCTCTCCACCCGAGAGCGGCCGGGGGTCCCGGCCAAATGCGTGGTGCCCGGCGGCCGTCTCCTGGCCTTGGTCAGTGGGTTTGCTGAGCCAGAAACGCAGGTCCCAGCGCTTTCTGCAGCGCCCGGTGCTCCCGCCCCGCGGTCTCTCGGTGCCTGGAAGTGAGTCCCCACCGGGGCCCCGAGAGAGGGGGACTCCCCATCGCAGAGTCGCCTCTTCACAGGTCCCCTCTGGGCCGAAGCTCCGTTTTAGGCGCACTCGGAGGGAAGAGAAGCGAAGCCATCCGGGTTAGGAAATTCTGCAGAAAAGTAGAGAGGCGGGATCTTATGGGAGTAGGGGGCTTTGTTTCAGGGCAGGCATGAGACTGAATAGTATTTCCAGGAATCACCTGCAGAATTCTAACCCAGAGCCGTGTCTGTGAGTCGGCCTGAGGCCAGAAAGCCCTGGATAGACACAGCCTTCTTCCAGGAAATGTCGCCTTCACAGCAGCACCCTCAGCTCTGAAACCACCCAGACGGCGGGCCATGGGGGCTCATACTTGAAACCCCAGCTCTGTGGGAgcctgatgtgggaggatcacttgaagccaagagttagagaccagcctcagccacagagtgagaacccccgtctctataaaaaataaatgaatgaatgaacttgtTAAAATATGAGGTGACCTACACTGCTTGCACCCAGTTGGCCCCAGGGGTGCCTGGAACTGTCGCTGCCCTTGGTAAAGTCACGGCTGCAGGCGGGCTCCATGCCCCTGGGGGTCCCCCTGGGAGGAGAAACCTGGCACATGGGGGTGGGCACGTGCAACTCCCCCTTCTGGGGTGGGCACTGTGGCTGCCTGGCCTCGTTCGGGATCCGAGTCACACTCAGGCTCGAACACACTCAGTGACTCTGTATTGTCCCCTTAATCGGATGTCAGAACTAACTACGTGGGAACGAGGAAAGGTAAAACGGTACAGCCCCTCTCCAAAACGGTCTGAGTTTCTTTAAAACCTGACCATGTAGCCACCATGATCCAGAAGTTACACTGGTGGCCATCTCTTCCCAGAGTGCGACCCCGGTTGTGGTCACACAAAACCCTGCTAATTAACGTTTATAGCAGCTTTCTGTCTAATAGCCCCGAACTGGAAGCAAGCCAGATATCCGTCAGCAGGTAAACGGTTAAATAAACCGTGGTACATCCACGCTGTGGGTTATGGCTCtgcaacaaaaaggaacaaaccacGAATGTATGCCATGGTCTCGGTGAATCTCAACTGTGTGAAAAGCAGCTTGTAGAGGCTCCGGACGACATGATCCCCCTTACATGAGAGTCAGCGCGTGAGGTCACACTGTGCGAAGAACAGGTGGGATCACAGAGTCATTTGGCCACCTCTGGAAAACACAGCCCACCACAGAGAGGGCGGGAACCAGAGGGCGAGGGAGACAGAGAACAGGAAGAACCAAGACTCTTCCACTAAGTGAGCCTGTGC includes:
- the FOXL3 gene encoding forkhead box L3, with the translated sequence MFDSSQYPYNCFNDDADDYPAGSSDEAKRLTRPAYSYIALIAMAIQQSPAGRVTLSGIYDFIMRKFPYYRANQRAWQNSIRHNLSLNSCFVKVPRSEGHEKGKGNYWTFAGGCESLLDLFENGNYRRRRRRRGPKREGLRGPRAGGAQGPPGPPEPAAGQGSLAPDSAGEGAPGRDPHASPASPAPPGKEHSRDLKFSIDYILSSPDPFPGLKPPCLAQEGRYAPLENVGLHFWTM